The following proteins are co-located in the Bradyrhizobium sp. AZCC 2176 genome:
- a CDS encoding DMT family transporter, with translation MASGLSTRSAAVLLAGVVLAWGTNWPVTKMIVQDVPPLWATALRCMIAAATLAPMLWAQRTFIVPKRGDLPVVFCTSILHLVAFSALVAAGLQFVPAGRAIVLGYTTPLWVAMGAAMLLSEPITRRRAIGIGCGLAGLAVIFNPQTLNWGDRNALFGSGLILLAAFCWAGNIVYVRAHKWISTPFQLVFWQVLLAATLLSAIAWITEGAPHIVWTARLAALMLYGGIICTAFANWAMTMVNRSLPAVTTSLCLLATPLLGIISATLMLNEPLEPSLFLAMTLIIGGIALGTVAGGWPRAAMLVKPSS, from the coding sequence ATGGCCAGTGGACTTTCAACCCGCAGCGCGGCGGTGCTCCTCGCGGGCGTCGTGCTGGCGTGGGGGACCAACTGGCCGGTGACGAAGATGATCGTGCAGGACGTGCCGCCGCTGTGGGCGACGGCACTGCGCTGCATGATCGCCGCCGCGACGCTGGCGCCGATGTTGTGGGCGCAACGGACTTTCATCGTCCCGAAGCGTGGCGACCTGCCGGTCGTGTTCTGCACGTCGATTCTGCATCTGGTGGCGTTTTCGGCGCTCGTCGCGGCCGGGCTGCAATTCGTGCCGGCGGGCAGGGCGATCGTGCTCGGCTACACCACGCCGCTATGGGTCGCGATGGGAGCCGCCATGTTGCTGTCGGAGCCCATCACGCGAAGGCGGGCGATCGGGATCGGCTGCGGCCTGGCGGGGCTTGCGGTGATCTTCAATCCGCAGACGCTGAACTGGGGTGACCGCAACGCGCTGTTCGGCAGCGGCCTGATTCTGCTCGCAGCATTCTGCTGGGCCGGCAACATCGTCTATGTCAGGGCGCACAAATGGATTTCGACGCCCTTCCAACTGGTATTCTGGCAGGTCTTGCTGGCGGCCACGCTGCTCTCGGCCATCGCCTGGATTACCGAAGGCGCGCCGCATATTGTGTGGACGGCGCGTCTTGCGGCTTTGATGCTCTATGGCGGAATCATCTGCACGGCGTTCGCCAACTGGGCGATGACGATGGTGAACCGGAGCCTGCCCGCCGTCACCACGTCGCTGTGCCTGCTTGCGACGCCGCTGCTCGGGATCATCAGCGCGACCTTGATGCTGAACGAGCCGCTGGAGCCGTCGCTGTTTCTGGCGATGACGTTGATCATCGGCGGGATCGCGCTCGGCACCGTCGCGGGCGGATGGCCGCGAGCGGCGATGCTCGTCAAGCCGTCATCCTAA
- the pdxR gene encoding MocR-like pyridoxine biosynthesis transcription factor PdxR encodes MDDLLPGMLGLARDGGETLTRQLTDQLRELIARGRLAPGQRLPSSRQLAQSLDVSRNTVSFAIEQLAAEGYLALSAGRRPEVAAGLSLDRRRISPRSTRAGLVQISLSAWAGSLHRAGWPPVHDGRPRPFQPGLADEREFPHDVWSRCLRRAARNAPLRRDRPINHPALQEALLRHLVVHRGIKAKAGQILILPTAQAGLTLAANALLARGDHAWIESPGYGGANVALHAAGAIVSAIALDAQGIAIASAKDTPRLIFVTPSHQYPTGRLMPIGRRLELLRFAEAAGACIIEDDYDGEFHYEARPVAALQGLAASPRVFYLGTFSKSTYADIRIGYLVVPEALIDVFEVAQRHMGMLTSITMQDALADFISSGAYLGHIRRMTRLYKGRRDRMLRALAAEAGDKLGIEAPAGGMQLLAKCQANDRQLSARLLEAGVVSRPLSGMLYHKTGEQGLFLGFAAWNEKEIDRAARILGRIVH; translated from the coding sequence ATGGACGACCTGTTGCCCGGAATGCTCGGCCTCGCCCGTGACGGCGGCGAAACGCTGACGCGCCAACTGACCGATCAGTTGCGAGAGCTCATCGCCAGGGGACGCCTTGCGCCCGGCCAGCGCCTGCCGTCGAGCCGGCAGCTCGCCCAATCGCTCGATGTGTCGCGGAACACCGTTTCGTTTGCGATCGAGCAATTGGCCGCGGAAGGTTACCTCGCCCTTTCCGCCGGACGCCGTCCAGAAGTGGCTGCAGGCCTGTCGCTCGATCGCCGCAGGATTTCACCGCGAAGCACCCGCGCCGGGCTCGTGCAGATAAGCCTGTCGGCCTGGGCAGGCAGCCTGCACCGGGCAGGCTGGCCGCCCGTTCATGACGGACGGCCGCGGCCGTTTCAGCCCGGGCTCGCGGATGAACGCGAGTTTCCGCACGACGTCTGGAGCCGTTGCCTGCGGCGCGCGGCGCGAAATGCGCCGCTGCGCCGCGACCGGCCGATCAACCATCCAGCACTGCAGGAAGCCCTCCTCAGGCATCTCGTGGTTCATCGCGGGATCAAGGCCAAAGCCGGCCAGATCCTGATCCTCCCGACGGCACAAGCCGGCCTGACGCTGGCCGCCAATGCGCTGCTCGCGCGCGGCGATCATGCCTGGATCGAAAGCCCGGGCTATGGCGGCGCCAACGTCGCATTGCATGCCGCCGGCGCCATCGTTTCCGCGATAGCGCTCGACGCGCAAGGCATCGCCATCGCCTCGGCCAAGGATACGCCACGGCTGATCTTCGTCACCCCCTCGCATCAGTATCCGACCGGGCGATTGATGCCGATCGGCCGCCGCCTCGAACTGCTTCGCTTTGCCGAAGCGGCGGGCGCCTGCATCATCGAGGACGACTATGACGGCGAATTCCACTATGAGGCGCGTCCGGTGGCCGCGCTGCAGGGGCTCGCGGCGTCACCGCGCGTGTTCTATCTCGGCACCTTCTCGAAATCGACCTATGCGGACATCCGCATCGGCTACCTCGTGGTGCCCGAGGCGCTGATCGACGTTTTCGAAGTCGCGCAGCGCCACATGGGAATGTTGACGTCGATCACGATGCAGGATGCGCTGGCCGATTTCATCAGCTCAGGCGCCTATCTCGGCCACATCAGAAGGATGACGCGGCTCTACAAGGGCCGCCGCGACCGCATGCTGCGGGCGCTTGCCGCTGAGGCCGGCGACAAGCTCGGCATCGAAGCGCCGGCCGGCGGGATGCAATTGCTGGCAAAGTGCCAGGCTAACGACCGGCAATTGTCGGCGCGGCTGCTCGAGGCCGGCGTCGTCAGCCGGCCGCTGTCGGGCATGCTGTATCACAAGACCGGTGAGCAGGGCCTGTTTCTCGGCTTCGCGGCGTGGAATGAAAAGGAGATCGACCGCGCCGCGCGCATCCTCGGCCGGATTGTCCACTGA
- a CDS encoding mechanosensitive ion channel domain-containing protein, with amino-acid sequence MSLRLLPSILFASALFILPAFAQPGAAPVAPAADKADVLSPDQAKRALDTLSDDKKRAQVIETLRAISNASQPPQGAAPETKSAIPLTADSLGAQLLLTVSEQVGEISREVADVVRTLTHFRAFYYWFVRTANDPSAYHQLFDIAWKLALVFLCAFAAEWLVFRLIKRPVALLEARLPQTARAPVQTLAVADPPSSAADVVAEPKLQQRRLSLARTWQSLVRLPFVLGRLALELLPVLVFIGVATMLLGTGIGDLSTTRLVILAVVNAYALSRALICVVRALAGPFGLFRVRAETAAYIEIWARRIVTVAVSGIAFANVALLLGLHRAGYAALLRLVMLVVHLFVVVVILQCRRPVADTIRAPAGRDGAAARIRNRVAGLWHYLAIALDLALWAVWALNIRNGYALLLQYFVGTIAVALIMRLATIVVLSLIDRGFRISPDLLRRFPGLETRANRYLPLLRNIVSAVIAFIGFVALLEVWGVDAIVWFYGGQIGSRLLSAVVTVGIAALAAAAIWEISNALLDRKINTLSREGHYARAARLRTFQPMLRTALLCVIVIVVGLTALSEIGVNVAPLLAGAGIVGIAIGFGSQKLVQDLITGLFLLLENTVQVGDNVTLSGLSGVVENVSIRTLRLRSGDGSVHIVPFSAVTTITNSSRGAGNAAVSVNVSYKEDTDRAGQILKDIVAEMRREPEFQHLIRGDLELWGVDKVDGSMASIVGQIRCSDAGRWPVQREFNRRMKRRFQECGMEIAPAAQTILMQVPAPAEMTENATPRRAAS; translated from the coding sequence GTGTCGCTCAGACTCCTGCCGTCGATCCTCTTCGCCAGCGCCTTATTCATTCTTCCGGCTTTCGCTCAGCCCGGCGCGGCGCCGGTTGCCCCTGCCGCCGACAAGGCTGACGTGCTTTCGCCCGATCAGGCGAAGCGGGCGCTTGATACGCTTTCCGACGACAAGAAGCGCGCGCAGGTCATCGAGACGCTGCGCGCGATCTCCAACGCCTCACAGCCACCGCAAGGCGCCGCGCCGGAGACGAAATCTGCAATCCCGCTCACGGCGGACAGCCTTGGCGCGCAGCTCCTGCTGACGGTGTCCGAGCAGGTCGGCGAGATCTCGCGCGAGGTCGCGGACGTCGTGCGGACACTGACGCATTTTCGGGCGTTTTATTATTGGTTCGTGCGGACCGCCAACGATCCGTCCGCCTATCATCAGTTGTTCGATATTGCGTGGAAACTGGCGCTGGTGTTCCTCTGCGCCTTCGCTGCCGAGTGGCTGGTGTTCCGCCTCATCAAGCGGCCGGTGGCGCTATTGGAAGCGCGGCTTCCGCAAACCGCGCGCGCCCCGGTGCAGACGCTGGCCGTGGCCGATCCGCCATCGTCGGCGGCTGATGTCGTCGCGGAACCCAAGCTGCAGCAGCGGCGACTCAGCCTGGCGCGCACCTGGCAGTCCCTGGTCAGGCTGCCCTTCGTCCTCGGACGTCTCGCGCTCGAACTGCTTCCGGTGCTTGTCTTCATCGGGGTCGCCACGATGTTGCTGGGCACCGGGATCGGCGATCTCTCAACCACCCGGCTCGTGATCCTTGCGGTCGTCAATGCCTATGCGCTGTCGCGTGCGCTGATCTGCGTCGTGCGCGCGCTGGCCGGGCCGTTCGGCCTGTTTCGCGTTCGCGCCGAGACCGCCGCCTATATCGAGATATGGGCGCGGCGCATCGTCACCGTCGCCGTCTCAGGCATCGCCTTCGCCAATGTGGCGTTGCTGCTGGGCCTGCATCGCGCCGGCTACGCCGCGTTGCTTCGCCTGGTGATGCTGGTCGTGCATCTCTTTGTCGTCGTCGTCATCCTGCAGTGCCGAAGGCCCGTCGCCGACACCATTCGCGCGCCGGCCGGTCGCGACGGTGCCGCGGCCAGGATACGCAATCGCGTCGCCGGCCTCTGGCACTATTTGGCTATCGCACTCGATCTCGCCTTGTGGGCGGTATGGGCCCTGAACATCCGCAACGGCTACGCGCTGCTGCTGCAGTATTTCGTCGGCACCATCGCGGTTGCGCTGATCATGCGTCTCGCCACCATCGTGGTATTGAGCCTGATCGACCGCGGCTTTCGTATCAGCCCGGATCTCTTGCGCCGCTTCCCCGGCCTGGAGACCCGCGCCAACCGCTATCTGCCGTTGTTGCGCAACATCGTCTCGGCGGTGATCGCCTTCATCGGCTTTGTTGCGTTGCTGGAGGTCTGGGGCGTCGACGCCATCGTCTGGTTCTATGGCGGCCAGATCGGCAGCCGGTTGCTGTCGGCGGTGGTGACCGTCGGCATTGCCGCTCTGGCTGCGGCGGCGATCTGGGAAATCAGCAACGCGCTGCTGGATCGCAAGATCAATACGCTTTCGCGCGAGGGCCATTACGCGCGCGCGGCGCGGCTGCGCACCTTTCAGCCGATGCTGCGAACGGCGCTGTTGTGCGTGATCGTCATCGTCGTTGGCCTCACCGCGCTGAGCGAAATCGGCGTCAACGTCGCGCCATTGCTCGCCGGCGCCGGCATCGTCGGCATCGCCATCGGCTTCGGCTCGCAGAAGCTGGTGCAGGACCTCATCACCGGGCTGTTTCTGTTGCTCGAAAATACCGTCCAGGTGGGCGACAACGTCACGCTATCAGGCCTGTCAGGCGTGGTGGAAAACGTCTCGATTCGCACCCTTCGCCTGCGCTCCGGCGACGGCTCGGTGCACATCGTGCCGTTCAGCGCGGTGACGACGATCACCAATTCAAGCCGCGGCGCCGGCAATGCGGCCGTCAGCGTCAACGTGTCCTACAAGGAAGATACCGACCGCGCCGGCCAGATCCTCAAGGACATCGTCGCCGAGATGCGCCGCGAGCCGGAATTCCAGCACCTGATCCGCGGCGACCTCGAATTGTGGGGCGTCGACAAGGTGGACGGCTCGATGGCCTCGATCGTCGGCCAGATCCGCTGCAGTGATGCCGGCCGCTGGCCGGTGCAGCGGGAATTCAACCGCCGCATGAAGCGGCGATTCCAGGAATGCGGCATGGAAATCGCACCCGCAGCCCAAACCATTCTGATGCAGGTTCCTGCGCCCGCCGAAATGACCGAGAATGCAACGCCGAGGCGCGCGGCCAGCTAG
- a CDS encoding NAD(P)H-dependent flavin oxidoreductase has protein sequence MPTIDLLSRFRDRLNLPLIAAPMFLVSGVELVVAACRNGVIGSFPTVNCRGSEQLDEWLRDIDIRLKAHADASGKPSAPVCANLIVHRSNARLEQDLQVLLRHSPEMVITSVGSPAPVIGPLHQAGALVFADVASIRHAERAVAAGADGLVLLTAGAGGQTGWLNPFVFVRAVRAFFDGPLVLAGGIVDGHALRAAQALGCDLAYMGTKFIATRESTADVRYKKLLVMSSADDILLTTAFTGLQTNMLRPSIEAAGLDPDNLPLRGAIDIGKDIDIGARENRPKRWKDIWSAGHSVSGVTEVLSVDELVARTLAEYRDAAARVRPD, from the coding sequence TTGCCAACAATCGACCTCCTCTCGCGCTTTCGCGATCGCCTCAATTTGCCGCTGATCGCGGCGCCGATGTTTCTCGTCTCGGGTGTTGAACTGGTGGTGGCCGCCTGCCGCAACGGCGTGATCGGTTCGTTTCCCACGGTGAATTGCCGCGGCTCCGAACAACTGGACGAATGGCTGAGGGATATCGATATCAGGTTGAAGGCGCATGCGGATGCCAGCGGCAAACCGTCAGCGCCGGTCTGCGCCAACCTGATCGTGCATCGCTCCAATGCGCGGCTGGAGCAGGATTTGCAGGTGCTGCTGCGGCACAGCCCCGAAATGGTGATCACCTCGGTCGGATCGCCGGCGCCGGTGATCGGGCCGCTGCATCAGGCCGGCGCGCTGGTGTTTGCCGACGTTGCCTCGATCCGCCACGCCGAGCGGGCCGTTGCTGCGGGCGCCGACGGGCTGGTGCTGTTGACGGCCGGCGCCGGTGGCCAGACCGGCTGGCTCAACCCCTTCGTGTTCGTGCGCGCGGTGCGGGCCTTCTTCGATGGGCCATTGGTCCTGGCGGGCGGTATCGTCGACGGCCACGCCCTTCGCGCCGCGCAGGCGTTGGGCTGCGACCTCGCGTATATGGGCACAAAATTCATCGCCACGCGCGAGAGCACGGCGGATGTGCGCTATAAGAAGTTGCTGGTCATGAGTAGCGCCGACGATATTCTGCTGACCACCGCATTCACGGGATTGCAGACCAACATGCTCCGGCCGTCGATCGAGGCGGCCGGCCTTGATCCGGATAATTTGCCGCTGCGCGGCGCAATCGATATCGGCAAGGACATCGACATCGGCGCGCGCGAAAACCGCCCCAAGCGCTGGAAGGATATCTGGAGTGCGGGGCATTCCGTTTCGGGTGTGACGGAAGTGCTTTCGGTCGACGAGCTGGTGGCGCGCACGCTTGCGGAATATCGCGACGCCGCCGCACGCGTCAGGCCTGATTAA
- a CDS encoding AMP-binding protein — protein sequence MSNPLYAFPAVCEQTLRALARYPERTAFSWPGGSLTYRGATDLIGRMQSVFMQLGFAPGTRVAFLTANRADAWCAGCAAQLSRFAITWLHPLGSLDDQLFQLEDSEAQMLVVDGVTFRDRGGELAARATGLRTVFTLGPAGYGADLLRAIEAAGSATARSFAGPDDIAALNYTGGTTGKSKGALRHHREYGGFANAILADFEIPETPRYLTVAPISHVAGTKVLPTLMRGGTVHMLKGFDPEAVFKTIERERINFTLFVPTMIYVMLDHPSLDKTDLSSLELLLYGASAMSPSRLVEGIERIGPVFSQLYGQTECYPISVLRKKDHDSRTPELFLSCGFPIAACRVEILDNDDQEVATGEAGEICVRASHVMAGYWQRPDTTAETLRSGWLHTGDIARADERGYMFILDRKNDMIVSGGFNIFPREIEDVLSQHADVAMVAVVGVPDDKWGEAVTAVIVAREGAKPNEDELINLVKAKKGSAHAPKHIKFVTELPMTGVGKVDKKVLKAGFWTGRDRMVG from the coding sequence ATGAGCAATCCGCTCTATGCGTTTCCGGCGGTATGCGAGCAGACCTTGCGGGCGCTGGCACGCTACCCTGAGCGCACGGCGTTCAGTTGGCCGGGCGGATCGCTCACCTACCGCGGCGCGACCGACCTGATCGGACGCATGCAAAGCGTCTTCATGCAACTGGGCTTTGCGCCCGGCACCCGCGTCGCGTTTCTCACCGCCAACCGCGCCGACGCCTGGTGCGCCGGCTGCGCCGCGCAATTGTCGCGGTTTGCGATCACCTGGCTGCATCCATTGGGTTCGCTGGACGATCAACTGTTTCAACTGGAAGATTCCGAAGCGCAGATGCTGGTGGTCGACGGTGTCACCTTCCGCGATCGTGGCGGCGAACTCGCGGCGCGTGCCACCGGTTTGAGAACCGTTTTCACGCTCGGTCCCGCCGGTTACGGCGCCGATCTGCTGCGGGCGATCGAAGCGGCCGGCAGCGCCACGGCGCGCAGCTTTGCCGGACCCGACGATATCGCCGCGCTCAATTACACCGGCGGCACGACCGGCAAATCCAAGGGCGCGCTGCGGCACCACCGCGAATATGGCGGCTTTGCCAACGCGATCCTCGCCGATTTCGAAATTCCGGAAACGCCGCGTTATCTCACCGTCGCGCCGATCAGCCACGTCGCGGGAACAAAAGTACTGCCGACGCTGATGCGCGGCGGCACCGTGCACATGCTGAAAGGCTTTGACCCCGAAGCGGTGTTCAAGACCATCGAACGCGAGCGTATCAATTTTACCCTGTTCGTGCCGACCATGATCTACGTGATGCTGGATCATCCATCACTCGACAAAACCGACCTCTCCTCGCTCGAACTTCTGCTGTATGGCGCGTCCGCGATGTCGCCGAGCCGGCTGGTCGAGGGCATCGAGCGGATCGGGCCGGTGTTCTCGCAGCTCTACGGCCAGACCGAATGCTATCCGATATCGGTGCTGCGCAAGAAAGACCACGATTCCAGGACGCCGGAACTGTTTTTATCCTGCGGATTCCCGATCGCCGCGTGTCGGGTCGAAATTCTCGACAATGACGACCAGGAAGTCGCCACCGGCGAGGCCGGCGAGATCTGCGTGCGCGCAAGCCACGTGATGGCCGGATACTGGCAGCGGCCGGACACCACGGCGGAGACGCTGAGGAGCGGCTGGCTGCACACCGGCGACATCGCGCGCGCCGATGAGCGCGGCTACATGTTCATCCTCGACCGCAAGAACGACATGATCGTCTCCGGCGGCTTCAACATTTTTCCGCGCGAGATCGAGGATGTGTTGTCGCAGCATGCCGACGTCGCGATGGTCGCCGTGGTCGGCGTGCCCGACGACAAATGGGGCGAGGCCGTCACCGCCGTTATCGTGGCGCGCGAAGGCGCCAAGCCGAACGAGGACGAGCTGATCAACCTGGTGAAGGCCAAGAAGGGCTCGGCGCACGCGCCAAAACACATCAAGTTCGTTACCGAGCTGCCGATGACCGGCGTCGGCAAGGTCGACAAGAAGGTGCTGAAGGCCGGCTTCTGGACCGGCCGCGACCGGATGGTGGGGTAG
- the minE gene encoding cell division topological specificity factor MinE encodes MSMNLLRLFGSRNASAPVARERLQILLSHERGLLGQSDLLATLREEILAVVAKHVVLDPDKVIVKLERGKTVSTLEVDIEVPNNFDKAKAQAERRMAG; translated from the coding sequence ATGAGCATGAACCTGCTGCGGCTGTTCGGCAGCCGCAACGCATCCGCCCCGGTTGCGCGGGAGCGGCTGCAGATTCTGCTGTCGCACGAGCGCGGGCTGCTCGGCCAGTCCGACTTGCTGGCCACCCTGCGGGAGGAAATTCTCGCCGTGGTGGCGAAACACGTGGTGCTCGATCCCGACAAGGTCATCGTCAAGCTGGAGCGGGGCAAGACCGTCTCGACGCTGGAAGTCGACATCGAAGTGCCCAACAACTTCGACAAGGCGAAAGCGCAGGCCGAAAGGCGCATGGCGGGCTGA
- the minD gene encoding septum site-determining protein MinD has translation MAKVLVVTSGKGGVGKTTSTAALGAALAQSGQSVVVVDFDVGLRNLDLVMGAERRVVFDLINVVQGVAKLPQALIRDKRLENLWLLPASQTRDKDALTDEGVGRVIAELKSRFDWILCDSPAGIERGATLAMRYADEAVIVTNPEVSSVRDSDRIIGMLDSKTVRAERGERVEKHVLISRYDPARAARGEMLTIDDILEILATPLLGIIPESQEVLKASNVGTPVTLNNAESAPARAYIDASRRLMGEEVAMVVPLERKGFMNRLLGRRAA, from the coding sequence ATGGCCAAGGTCCTGGTCGTTACCTCAGGCAAGGGAGGCGTTGGAAAGACCACCTCGACGGCCGCGCTCGGCGCGGCGCTTGCGCAAAGCGGGCAAAGCGTCGTGGTGGTGGATTTCGACGTCGGGCTGCGCAACCTCGACCTCGTGATGGGCGCCGAACGCCGCGTGGTGTTCGACCTCATCAACGTGGTGCAAGGCGTCGCCAAGCTGCCGCAGGCCTTGATCCGCGACAAGCGCCTCGAAAATCTCTGGCTGCTGCCGGCCTCCCAGACGAGGGACAAGGATGCGCTCACCGACGAGGGCGTCGGCCGCGTTATCGCCGAGCTCAAGAGCCGGTTCGACTGGATCCTGTGCGACAGCCCCGCCGGTATCGAGCGCGGCGCGACGCTCGCCATGCGCTACGCCGACGAGGCCGTCATCGTCACCAATCCCGAAGTTTCCTCGGTGCGCGATTCCGACCGCATCATCGGCATGCTCGATTCGAAGACGGTGAGGGCGGAACGCGGCGAACGCGTGGAAAAGCACGTGCTGATCAGCCGTTACGATCCGGCGCGCGCCGCGCGCGGCGAGATGCTCACGATCGACGACATCCTCGAAATCCTCGCAACTCCGCTGCTCGGCATCATTCCCGAAAGCCAGGAAGTGCTGAAAGCGTCAAACGTCGGCACGCCAGTGACGCTCAACAATGCCGAGAGCGCGCCAGCGCGCGCCTATATCGATGCCTCGCGCCGCCTGATGGGCGAGGAAGTCGCCATGGTCGTGCCGTTGGAGCGCAAGGGCTTCATGAACCGGCTGTTGGGACGGAGAGCTGCATGA
- the minC gene encoding septum site-determining protein MinC: MDVRADPTRQLVRLRGRSYVAFVFSPVVPIVEWLAEIDATLARSPGYFVGKPIVLDLAAVDLSSAAIAHLVCSLNERSIRVLGIEGVDEERLAANMPPLLTGGRACVITRNEPVQKSEPEAKPKPTSLLLESPVRSGQSIVFMEGDVTVLGSVGSGAEIVAGGSIHIYGTLRGRAMAGVNGNSNARIYCQKIEAELLAIDGYYQTAEEIDVSLRNRPAQAWLEGDTMKITPLN; the protein is encoded by the coding sequence ATGGACGTCCGAGCGGATCCCACGCGTCAACTGGTCCGGCTGCGCGGCCGTTCCTATGTCGCGTTCGTATTCAGCCCTGTCGTGCCGATCGTGGAATGGCTCGCCGAGATCGACGCTACGCTCGCGCGCTCGCCGGGCTACTTCGTCGGCAAGCCGATCGTGCTCGATCTCGCGGCCGTCGACCTTTCCAGCGCTGCCATCGCTCATCTCGTCTGCAGCCTCAACGAGCGCAGCATTCGCGTTCTCGGCATCGAGGGCGTGGACGAAGAGCGCCTCGCGGCGAACATGCCGCCCTTGCTGACCGGCGGCCGCGCCTGCGTGATCACGCGAAACGAGCCGGTGCAGAAATCCGAACCGGAAGCCAAGCCGAAGCCGACCTCGCTGTTGCTCGAAAGCCCGGTGCGTTCGGGGCAGTCGATCGTCTTCATGGAGGGCGATGTCACCGTGCTTGGCTCGGTTGGCTCCGGTGCGGAGATCGTCGCCGGCGGATCGATTCACATCTACGGGACGCTGCGCGGCCGCGCGATGGCGGGCGTCAACGGCAATTCCAATGCGCGGATCTACTGCCAGAAAATCGAGGCCGAGTTGCTTGCGATCGACGGCTACTACCAGACTGCAGAAGAAATCGACGTCTCGCTTCGCAACCGCCCGGCGCAGGCCTGGCTGGAAGGCGATACCATGAAAATTACCCCGCTGAATTAA
- a CDS encoding ABC transporter substrate-binding protein, translating into MTSHRMTLLVGAVLIGIAGSAQAAGDIGIVRDLAGRVGPVIGSAQACRDIARPRIQTIADKFSQVIREASSNEAERSDLTQVFDRSVAEGRTAVTSGKIDCIRADRQLADLERSISGPSLSSVIGPSPAAAATAANAATAPTANVPAGPLPRGIGEKEIRFGIAAPFSGSARELGRQMKLGIETAFNRINDSGGVDGRMLKLFAADDGYEPSRTGEAMKQLYEKDQVFGIVGNVGTPTAAVAIPYALERRMLFFGAFTGSNILRNDPPDRYVFNYRASYAEETDSVVRYLVKIRRLQPRQIAVFAQQDSYGDAGFAGVAKAFRAMGVNDSAIVRLNYARNTVDVDDAINQLKLAKPPIKAVVMVATYRAAARFIEKTRDLYPGMIYSNVSFVGSTALAEELKLLGPRYTNGIIVTQVVPAVSGYSSAVLEYKNALAKYFPGEAPDYVSLEGYVAANVLIQGIKRAGPQLDTERLIDTLETMRNLDLGLGTSLGFGRSEHQASHKIWGTALDESGRYQPLDLE; encoded by the coding sequence ATGACCTCGCACCGGATGACCTTGCTGGTCGGGGCTGTGCTCATCGGCATTGCAGGCAGCGCCCAGGCTGCCGGCGACATTGGGATCGTGCGCGACCTTGCAGGCCGCGTCGGCCCCGTAATCGGTTCGGCGCAGGCCTGCCGCGACATTGCGCGTCCCCGCATCCAGACCATCGCCGACAAATTTTCGCAGGTGATCCGGGAAGCTTCGTCGAACGAGGCAGAGCGTTCCGATCTCACGCAGGTGTTCGATCGCAGCGTGGCTGAGGGACGTACCGCCGTTACCTCAGGCAAGATCGACTGCATCCGGGCCGACCGCCAGTTGGCCGATCTCGAACGCTCGATCTCCGGACCGAGCCTCTCCAGCGTGATCGGCCCGTCGCCAGCGGCCGCCGCGACCGCAGCGAATGCCGCAACCGCGCCGACGGCCAATGTGCCGGCAGGCCCGCTGCCGCGCGGCATCGGCGAAAAGGAAATCCGCTTCGGCATCGCCGCCCCCTTCTCCGGCTCGGCCCGCGAGTTGGGCCGGCAGATGAAGCTCGGTATCGAGACCGCCTTCAACCGGATCAACGATTCCGGCGGCGTCGACGGGCGAATGCTCAAATTGTTCGCTGCGGACGACGGCTACGAGCCATCGCGTACCGGCGAAGCCATGAAGCAGCTCTATGAAAAGGACCAGGTGTTCGGCATCGTCGGCAATGTCGGCACGCCGACAGCGGCGGTGGCGATCCCCTATGCGCTCGAACGCCGGATGCTGTTCTTCGGGGCCTTCACCGGCTCCAACATCCTGCGCAACGATCCGCCGGACCGCTACGTCTTCAATTATCGCGCCAGCTACGCCGAAGAAACCGACTCTGTCGTCCGCTATCTCGTCAAGATTCGCCGGCTGCAGCCCCGGCAAATCGCGGTCTTCGCGCAGCAGGATTCGTACGGCGATGCCGGATTTGCCGGGGTCGCCAAGGCGTTTCGCGCGATGGGCGTCAACGACAGTGCCATCGTCCGCCTCAACTACGCGCGAAACACCGTCGACGTCGACGATGCGATCAACCAGTTGAAGCTCGCCAAGCCGCCGATCAAGGCGGTTGTCATGGTTGCCACCTACCGGGCCGCGGCGCGGTTCATCGAGAAGACGCGCGACCTCTATCCCGGCATGATCTACTCCAACGTTTCATTCGTCGGCTCCACCGCGCTTGCCGAAGAACTGAAGCTCCTGGGACCGCGTTACACCAACGGCATCATCGTGACGCAGGTGGTGCCGGCGGTGTCGGGCTACTCGTCGGCGGTGCTCGAATACAAGAACGCGCTCGCCAAATATTTCCCTGGCGAGGCGCCGGACTACGTGTCGCTCGAGGGCTACGTCGCCGCCAACGTCCTGATCCAGGGCATCAAGCGGGCCGGGCCGCAACTCGACACCGAGCGGCTGATCGACACGCTGGAGACCATGCGCAACCTCGACCTCGGTCTCGGGACCTCGCTCGGGTTTGGCCGCTCCGAGCACCAGGCCTCGCACAAGATCTGGGGCACGGCGCTCGACGAAAGCGGGCGCTACCAGCCGCTCGATCTCGAATGA